One genomic segment of Hymenobacter psoromatis includes these proteins:
- a CDS encoding ABC transporter substrate-binding protein encodes MRVSPFASLLLAGLLACQPASKPANPAATVLVHDDLGRALTLPAHPRRVLALAPSMTEMLYAVADTATIIARTQVDDYPAAVLRKPLVTSYPLDLERLVALRPDVIFTVEGLTPLDAAERLRQLGIPVYYQKYRRVADVLQGLTDMGRLLGRPAQARRLTDSLRAQLAALAATPPAAHRSTVLALASADPIYAYGQNTLFTDEIRLAGGQNAVRDTFPQPYPALTREYVLKLDPEVVLGGRFGQLDSTFFQQNPELRRTRAYRARRVFATTSNLLQRPSPRIVETVRELRRLLGH; translated from the coding sequence ATGCGCGTTTCGCCCTTTGCAAGCCTGCTGCTGGCCGGGCTGCTGGCCTGCCAGCCCGCCAGCAAGCCTGCTAACCCGGCCGCCACCGTACTGGTGCACGACGACCTGGGCCGCGCCCTCACCCTGCCCGCCCATCCGCGCCGGGTGCTGGCCCTGGCCCCCAGCATGACTGAAATGCTGTACGCCGTGGCCGACACGGCCACCATCATTGCCCGCACCCAGGTCGACGACTACCCCGCCGCCGTGCTGCGCAAGCCGCTGGTCACGTCCTACCCCCTCGATTTGGAGCGGCTGGTGGCCCTGCGGCCCGACGTAATTTTTACCGTGGAAGGCCTCACCCCGCTCGATGCCGCCGAGCGCCTGCGTCAGCTCGGCATTCCGGTGTATTACCAAAAATACCGGCGCGTAGCCGACGTGCTGCAGGGCCTCACCGACATGGGCCGGCTGCTGGGCCGCCCCGCGCAGGCCCGCCGCCTCACCGATTCGCTGCGGGCGCAGCTCGCCGCGCTGGCCGCCACGCCGCCCGCCGCCCACCGGTCCACGGTGCTGGCTCTAGCCTCAGCCGACCCCATTTACGCCTACGGGCAAAACACACTGTTTACGGATGAAATCCGGCTGGCTGGCGGCCAGAACGCCGTGCGCGATACCTTTCCGCAGCCCTACCCCGCCCTCACCCGCGAATACGTGCTGAAGCTCGACCCCGAAGTGGTGCTGGGTGGTCGCTTCGGCCAGCTCGACAGCACGTTTTTTCAGCAAAACCCCGAGCTGCGCCGCACCCGCGCTTACCGCGCCCGCCGCGTATTTGCTACTACTTCCAACCTGCTCCAGCGCCCCAGCCCCCGCATCGTGGAAACCGTGCGCGAGCTGCGAAGGCTGCTGGGGCATTGA
- a CDS encoding DUF2199 domain-containing protein, producing the protein MSGFTCVTCGQYHEELPLCFGAEVPLYYYSIPVEEREIRIEMSADWCVIDEQHFFVRGRIEIPILNYTETFIWNVWTSLSEEKFIRSQEMWNDPLRVQEMPYFGWLQTEIPGYENTVNCKTWVHTQRVGIIPNIEVFEENHPLTIDQRDGITLIQVQKLVESLLHAE; encoded by the coding sequence ATGTCTGGTTTTACTTGCGTAACCTGCGGCCAATACCACGAGGAATTACCGTTGTGCTTTGGAGCTGAAGTTCCATTATATTACTACAGTATTCCGGTGGAGGAGCGGGAAATCCGCATTGAAATGTCAGCTGATTGGTGCGTAATAGATGAACAGCATTTTTTTGTTAGAGGGAGAATAGAAATACCAATTTTGAATTATACCGAAACGTTTATTTGGAACGTTTGGACTTCGCTTAGCGAGGAGAAATTTATTCGGTCTCAGGAAATGTGGAACGACCCCTTGCGAGTACAGGAGATGCCTTATTTCGGCTGGTTGCAAACCGAAATTCCAGGCTATGAAAACACTGTCAACTGCAAAACTTGGGTACACACGCAACGGGTAGGTATCATTCCAAATATAGAGGTTTTTGAAGAAAATCATCCGTTAACAATTGACCAGCGTGATGGCATTACGCTAATACAAGTGCAGAAGCTAGTTGAATCGCTGCTGCATGCCGAGTGA
- a CDS encoding DUF1028 domain-containing protein: MLRKLLPLLGLLTLLSHRPARAQAVYSATDPLAHTFSIVARDPKTGEMAVAVQSHWFSVGTSVSWAEAGVGVVATQSFTNKSFGLRGLALLKSGKTAQQALDELLAADEGREVRQVAILDNQGRVATHTGKKCVDMAGQQQGNQFSVQANMMLNATVWGAMAKAYEANAALPLAERVLAALDAAQAAGGDIRGRQSAALLVVRGTATEGPWADRLIDLRVDDSAAPLPELHRLLKLTRAYDHMNAGDLAVEKNDMPTAIAEYQAAEKMFPQNLEMKYWHAITLANKQQVPAALALLKPIFQQEPNWRILTERLPKVGLLTVSPQELKQILALR; this comes from the coding sequence ATGCTTCGCAAACTCCTACCCCTGCTCGGGCTGCTAACGCTGCTGAGCCACCGGCCCGCCCGCGCGCAGGCCGTGTACTCGGCCACTGACCCGCTGGCTCACACCTTCAGCATCGTGGCCCGCGACCCCAAAACGGGCGAAATGGCCGTGGCCGTGCAAAGCCACTGGTTTTCGGTGGGCACCAGCGTGAGCTGGGCCGAGGCCGGCGTGGGCGTGGTGGCCACGCAGTCGTTTACCAATAAGTCGTTTGGCCTGAGAGGATTAGCTTTATTGAAAAGCGGTAAAACCGCTCAGCAGGCGCTCGACGAGCTGCTGGCCGCCGACGAAGGCCGCGAGGTTCGCCAGGTCGCTATCCTAGACAACCAGGGCCGCGTGGCCACCCACACCGGCAAAAAGTGCGTGGATATGGCCGGCCAGCAGCAGGGCAACCAGTTTTCGGTACAGGCCAACATGATGCTGAATGCTACCGTGTGGGGCGCGATGGCCAAGGCGTACGAGGCCAACGCCGCCCTACCCCTCGCCGAGCGCGTGCTCGCCGCCCTCGACGCGGCCCAGGCCGCCGGCGGCGACATCCGGGGCCGGCAGTCGGCCGCGCTGCTCGTAGTGCGCGGCACCGCCACCGAAGGCCCCTGGGCCGACCGCCTCATCGACCTGCGGGTGGACGACAGCGCCGCCCCGCTGCCCGAGCTGCACCGCCTGCTGAAGCTCACCCGCGCCTACGACCACATGAATGCCGGCGACCTGGCCGTGGAGAAAAACGACATGCCGACCGCCATCGCCGAGTACCAAGCCGCCGAAAAGATGTTTCCCCAAAACCTGGAAATGAAGTATTGGCACGCCATCACGCTGGCCAATAAGCAGCAGGTGCCCGCCGCGCTGGCGTTGCTAAAACCCATTTTTCAGCAGGAGCCCAACTGGCGGATATTAACTGAGCGCCTGCCCAAAGTGGGCCTGCTCACGGTGTCGCCCCAGGAGCTGAAGCAGATTCTGGCGCTGCGGTAA
- a CDS encoding alpha/beta fold hydrolase — translation MRQLLTLILLLGFTATQAQTKPAVSPVPHHFFTLTNFKTEAGVVLPKALVGYGTYGHLNAKHDNAVLLPSHYMAGHRGYEWLIGPGKCLDTTKLFLVTTELFGNGHSSSPSNTPEPFHGPRFPVMTIRDNVLAVHELLTKELKITHLRALIGFSMGAQQAFQWAVSYPTFADRIVATSGTAKNYPHGVVRLEGQIAALTADEAFKNGDYTAPPTKGIEAFAVVWTGWLFSQEWWRKELWRSEEKPGTTFEQVLNNYRTHFIPGADANDLIAQMRTWEYHNVGTTPGMGGDVEKALRSIKVPFLYMPSETDMYFPVGDARYEAAFIPGVTLLPIPSLWGHTAGAASNPADAKFLNDNIGKFLAAGK, via the coding sequence ATGCGCCAGTTACTTACGCTTATTTTGCTGCTCGGCTTCACCGCTACCCAGGCCCAAACCAAGCCGGCGGTTAGCCCGGTGCCGCACCATTTTTTCACCCTCACCAACTTCAAAACCGAGGCCGGCGTAGTACTGCCGAAGGCCCTGGTGGGCTACGGCACCTACGGCCACCTCAATGCCAAGCATGACAATGCGGTGCTGCTGCCCTCGCACTACATGGCTGGGCACCGGGGCTACGAGTGGCTCATCGGCCCCGGCAAGTGCCTGGATACCACAAAGTTGTTTCTGGTCACGACCGAGCTGTTTGGCAACGGGCACTCGTCGTCGCCCAGCAACACGCCCGAGCCGTTTCACGGGCCGCGCTTCCCAGTGATGACCATCCGCGACAACGTGCTAGCCGTGCATGAGCTACTGACCAAGGAATTGAAAATAACGCACCTGCGCGCGCTCATCGGCTTTTCGATGGGCGCGCAGCAGGCGTTTCAGTGGGCCGTGAGCTACCCCACCTTCGCCGACCGCATCGTGGCTACCTCGGGCACGGCCAAGAATTATCCGCACGGTGTAGTGCGCCTCGAAGGCCAGATTGCCGCCCTCACCGCCGATGAGGCCTTCAAAAACGGCGACTATACCGCCCCGCCCACCAAGGGTATCGAGGCATTTGCGGTGGTCTGGACGGGCTGGCTTTTCTCGCAGGAATGGTGGCGCAAAGAGCTGTGGCGCAGCGAGGAGAAGCCCGGTACCACCTTCGAGCAGGTGCTCAATAACTACCGCACGCACTTCATTCCGGGGGCCGATGCCAACGACCTCATTGCCCAGATGCGCACCTGGGAATACCACAACGTGGGCACTACCCCCGGCATGGGCGGCGACGTGGAGAAGGCCCTGCGCAGCATTAAAGTACCCTTTTTGTACATGCCTTCCGAAACGGACATGTACTTCCCGGTGGGCGACGCGCGCTACGAGGCGGCGTTTATTCCGGGCGTTACGCTACTGCCCATTCCGTCGCTGTGGGGCCACACGGCCGGCGCGGCCAGCAATCCGGCTGACGCGAAGTTTCTGAACGATAACATCGGGAAGTTCTTGGCGGCGGGCAAGTAA
- the rfaD gene encoding ADP-glyceromanno-heptose 6-epimerase, which yields MIVVTGAAGFIASCLVSRLNAANFNDLVVVDNFAVEKKLPNIRGKHLREYVDREEFFDWLDIHHEQVEFVFHLGARTDTAEQDPAVFDVLNLHYSQQMWLACVRYQLPLVYASSGATYGDGRLGYSDQDPTLLPRLHPLNPYGESKNDFDNWAVQQTEQPYFWAGLKFFNVYGPNEYHKGRMASVILHAFRQIQENGSMQLFRSHNPAYADGGQMRDFIYVKDVVEVCYFFLHHRTQSGIYNLGTGQARTFMDLALNTFAALDRPADIRFRDTPEDIRNTYQYFTEADMRKLRTAGYDRPFATLEEGIRDYVQGYLVAGTYY from the coding sequence ATGATAGTCGTTACCGGGGCCGCCGGCTTCATTGCCAGCTGCCTAGTTTCCCGCCTCAACGCCGCCAATTTCAACGACCTCGTGGTGGTGGATAACTTCGCCGTGGAGAAAAAGCTACCCAATATCCGGGGCAAGCACCTGCGCGAATACGTGGACCGCGAGGAGTTTTTCGACTGGCTCGATATCCACCACGAGCAGGTGGAATTCGTGTTTCACCTGGGCGCGCGCACTGATACCGCCGAGCAGGACCCGGCCGTGTTCGACGTGCTGAACCTCCACTACAGCCAGCAGATGTGGCTGGCCTGCGTGCGCTACCAGCTGCCGCTGGTGTACGCCAGCAGCGGGGCCACCTACGGCGACGGCCGCCTCGGCTACTCCGACCAGGACCCTACCCTCCTCCCCCGCCTGCACCCGCTGAACCCCTACGGCGAGTCGAAAAACGACTTCGACAACTGGGCCGTGCAGCAAACTGAGCAGCCGTATTTCTGGGCGGGACTGAAGTTTTTCAACGTCTACGGCCCCAACGAGTACCACAAGGGCCGCATGGCCTCGGTGATACTGCACGCCTTCCGGCAGATTCAGGAAAACGGCTCCATGCAGCTCTTCCGCTCGCACAACCCCGCCTACGCGGACGGCGGCCAGATGCGCGATTTTATTTATGTGAAGGACGTGGTGGAAGTATGCTACTTTTTCCTGCACCACCGCACGCAGTCGGGCATCTACAACCTCGGCACCGGCCAGGCGCGCACCTTCATGGACCTGGCCCTCAATACCTTCGCCGCGCTGGACCGGCCCGCCGACATCCGCTTCCGCGACACGCCCGAGGACATCCGCAATACCTACCAGTACTTCACCGAGGCCGACATGCGCAAGCTGCGCACCGCGGGCTACGACCGGCCGTTTGCGACGTTGGAAGAAGGCATCCGGGACTACGTGCAGGGGTATTTGGTGGCAGGCACGTACTATTAG
- a CDS encoding pyridoxal phosphate-dependent aminotransferase codes for MTITTASRLAHTGEYYFSRKLRELAALNAAGANIISLGIGSPDLPPHPSVVAALAATAGQPGAHGYQSYQGTPALRQAMAGFYQKSYGVVLDPATEVLPLAGSKEGLMHLGMTFLEAGDAVLIPNPGYPTYRAVAEICGAEVREYDLTAATGWLPDLAALARTDLSRVKMMLVNYPHMPTGTPASPAFLQQLVEFAAAHGIMLVHDNPYGFVLNETPPTSLLSIPGAKEVALELNSLSKSHNLAGWRVGMLVGRADWLTEVLRFKSNMDSGMFLGTQQAAVAALALGDDWFAELNATYRTRRELVVALLRALGGAPAPGQVGLFIWAAVPPAYADGYALSDAVLAEARVFLTPGGIFGSNGLGYIRASLCQPESVLREALERVETMQKERHAARREAAYVQQ; via the coding sequence ATGACTATCACCACCGCCAGTCGCCTGGCCCACACCGGCGAATATTATTTTTCGCGCAAGCTGCGCGAGCTGGCCGCACTCAATGCGGCCGGGGCCAATATTATCAGCCTGGGTATCGGCAGCCCCGATTTGCCGCCGCATCCCAGCGTGGTAGCGGCACTGGCCGCTACTGCCGGCCAGCCCGGCGCGCACGGCTACCAGAGCTACCAGGGCACGCCGGCATTGCGCCAAGCGATGGCCGGCTTTTACCAAAAAAGCTACGGCGTGGTCCTCGACCCCGCCACCGAAGTGCTGCCGCTGGCCGGCTCCAAAGAGGGCCTGATGCACCTCGGCATGACCTTCCTGGAAGCCGGTGACGCGGTGCTGATTCCAAATCCCGGCTACCCCACCTACCGGGCGGTGGCCGAAATCTGCGGGGCTGAGGTGCGCGAGTATGACCTGACCGCCGCCACTGGCTGGCTGCCTGACCTGGCCGCGCTGGCTCGGACTGATTTAAGCCGCGTGAAAATGATGCTGGTCAACTACCCGCACATGCCCACCGGCACGCCGGCCAGCCCCGCGTTTTTGCAGCAGCTGGTCGAGTTTGCCGCAGCGCACGGCATTATGCTGGTGCACGATAACCCCTACGGCTTTGTGCTAAACGAGACGCCGCCCACAAGCCTGCTCAGCATTCCGGGCGCTAAGGAGGTAGCACTGGAGTTGAATTCACTTAGTAAGAGCCATAACCTGGCCGGCTGGCGGGTAGGGATGCTGGTGGGCCGCGCCGATTGGCTGACGGAGGTGCTGCGCTTCAAGAGCAACATGGATTCGGGCATGTTCCTGGGCACGCAGCAGGCGGCTGTGGCGGCGCTGGCGCTCGGCGACGACTGGTTTGCGGAGCTGAATGCCACGTACCGCACCCGGCGCGAGCTAGTGGTGGCGCTGCTGCGCGCCCTGGGCGGCGCGCCCGCGCCGGGCCAGGTGGGCCTGTTCATCTGGGCTGCCGTGCCACCGGCGTATGCCGATGGCTACGCCCTGAGCGACGCTGTGCTGGCCGAAGCCCGCGTGTTTCTGACGCCCGGCGGCATCTTCGGCAGCAACGGGCTCGGCTACATCCGCGCCAGCCTGTGCCAGCCCGAAAGTGTGCTGCGCGAGGCGTTGGAGAGAGTTGAAACGATGCAAAAAGAACGTCATGCGGCGCGGCGCGAAGCAGCTTATGTGCAGCAGTAA
- a CDS encoding prephenate dehydratase: MKVAIQGFQGSFHEVAARQYFGSTPALNFCATFSEVVAQVADGRAKVALMAMENSLAGSILPNYLLLERADFTITGEVYLPIHQHLLALPGTTLADVRAVHSHPMALRQCGDFLSQHPDWQLVETEDTGLSAQRQAKSRMPGVAVVAGAQAAAAFGLQVLASAINDDPSNYTRFLVLERAAEARPVARPDKASLYFYTSHAPGMLARVLTLVASHGLNLSKLQSCPRPSQPWHYGFHADVEFDAPAQLARLLAELPAVTEELRVLGAYERGNMVFREEGVVELKEYHSTQSHISSQLSG, translated from the coding sequence ATGAAAGTCGCCATTCAAGGGTTTCAAGGCAGTTTTCACGAGGTAGCGGCCCGCCAGTACTTCGGGTCGACTCCGGCGCTGAATTTCTGCGCCACCTTTAGCGAGGTGGTGGCCCAGGTGGCCGATGGCCGCGCCAAGGTGGCCCTCATGGCAATGGAAAACTCGCTGGCCGGTAGTATTTTACCAAATTATTTGCTGCTGGAGCGCGCCGACTTCACCATTACCGGCGAAGTGTACTTGCCCATTCACCAGCACCTGCTGGCGCTGCCCGGCACCACGCTGGCCGACGTGCGGGCCGTGCACTCGCACCCGATGGCCTTGCGCCAGTGCGGCGATTTTCTGAGCCAGCACCCCGACTGGCAACTGGTCGAAACCGAGGATACCGGCCTCAGTGCCCAGCGCCAGGCCAAAAGCCGGATGCCCGGCGTGGCCGTGGTGGCCGGGGCGCAAGCCGCCGCGGCGTTTGGGCTGCAAGTGCTGGCCTCCGCCATCAACGACGACCCCAGCAACTACACCCGCTTCCTGGTGTTGGAGCGCGCCGCCGAGGCCCGCCCGGTGGCCCGGCCCGACAAAGCCTCGCTGTATTTCTACACCTCGCACGCGCCGGGCATGCTGGCGCGGGTGCTCACGCTGGTAGCGAGCCACGGCCTGAATCTGAGTAAGTTGCAGTCGTGCCCGCGCCCTAGCCAGCCCTGGCACTACGGCTTCCACGCCGACGTGGAGTTCGACGCCCCCGCCCAGCTAGCGCGGCTGCTGGCCGAACTACCCGCCGTGACGGAGGAGCTGCGGGTGCTGGGCGCTTATGAGCGCGGCAATATGGTGTTTAGGGAGGAAGGGGTAGTGGAATTAAAAGAGTATCATTCTACTCAAAGCCATATCTCCTCACAGCTTTCAGGCTAA
- a CDS encoding chorismate mutase: MFHDLFNRKPEDKPFLISGPCSAETEAQVLETCQRLAATGKVQALRAGIWKPRTKPGGFEGVGAKGLPWLKKASELTGLPVAVEVATAKHVEDCLAFGVDLVWVGARTTGNPFSVQEIANALRGVDIPVLVKNPIHPELELWVGAIERLQKAGLKQVGMIHRGFSSYGNTDYRNAPMWHLPIEMKRRLPEMPILNDPSHICGRRDTLFAVAQQALDLDFDGTMIESHIDPDNAWSDAKQQITPEVLQQLITDLVWRHETTDKEEFLSALAGLREQINNLDAEVMQLLGRRMAVAEKIGQYKKDNDITILQTARLNEILARSKRQGAQVGLTEDFVERYMEAVHLESVMRQERVMKG, translated from the coding sequence ATGTTTCACGACCTGTTCAATCGCAAACCCGAGGATAAGCCTTTCCTCATCTCTGGCCCGTGCTCGGCCGAAACCGAGGCGCAAGTGCTCGAAACCTGCCAGCGCCTAGCCGCCACGGGTAAGGTTCAGGCGCTGCGCGCCGGCATCTGGAAGCCCCGCACCAAGCCCGGCGGCTTTGAGGGGGTAGGGGCCAAGGGCCTGCCCTGGCTCAAGAAAGCCAGCGAGCTAACCGGCCTGCCCGTGGCCGTGGAAGTAGCCACCGCCAAGCACGTGGAAGACTGTCTGGCCTTCGGCGTAGACCTGGTGTGGGTGGGGGCGCGCACCACCGGCAACCCGTTTTCAGTGCAGGAAATTGCCAATGCGCTGCGCGGGGTGGATATTCCGGTGCTGGTCAAAAACCCCATTCACCCCGAGCTGGAGCTGTGGGTAGGGGCCATTGAGCGCTTGCAAAAGGCGGGCTTAAAGCAGGTGGGTATGATTCACCGGGGCTTTTCGAGCTACGGCAACACCGACTACCGCAACGCGCCCATGTGGCACCTGCCCATCGAGATGAAGCGCCGGCTGCCCGAGATGCCCATCCTCAACGACCCCAGCCACATCTGCGGCCGGCGCGATACGCTGTTTGCCGTGGCCCAGCAGGCGTTGGACCTCGACTTCGATGGGACGATGATTGAGAGCCACATCGACCCTGACAATGCCTGGAGCGATGCCAAGCAGCAAATCACGCCCGAGGTGCTGCAGCAGCTTATTACCGACTTGGTGTGGCGGCACGAAACCACTGATAAAGAAGAGTTTCTAAGCGCCCTGGCCGGCCTGCGCGAGCAAATCAACAACCTCGATGCCGAGGTGATGCAGCTGCTGGGCCGCCGCATGGCCGTGGCCGAAAAAATCGGTCAGTACAAGAAGGACAACGACATTACCATTCTGCAAACTGCCCGCCTAAACGAGATTCTGGCGCGCAGCAAGCGTCAGGGTGCCCAGGTAGGCCTCACCGAAGATTTCGTGGAGCGCTACATGGAGGCCGTGCATCTGGAGTCGGTGATGCGCCAGGAGCGGGTGATGAAGGGGTAG
- a CDS encoding acetamidase/formamidase family protein, which translates to MKKTTLLAALAATLLVASPACAQHLPKAQHELLATPATVAWGYYDAAAPPVLRIKSGETVQVHTLITSSPTRLEGAGVAPAQVEQSLRDIYDKVTNKGPGGHILTGPIFVEGAEPGDVLEVRIQAIELAIPYAYNGFGPKSGFIPEDFGYAKMKIIPLDGKRMVADFAPGITLPLHPFFGSMGVAPPPAAGRVNSAPPGIFGGNLDNKDLVVGTTLYLPVHAPGALFFVGDGHAGQGNGEVDITALETSLVGNLEFIVHKDMHLTMPRAETPTQYISMGLNEDLTLAGKQAVREMIDFLMKTKGMTKDDAYMLCSVAGDLNVTQVVDGTRGAHMLVPKSIFKK; encoded by the coding sequence ATGAAAAAAACTACGCTACTCGCGGCCCTGGCCGCTACGCTGCTCGTGGCCAGCCCTGCCTGCGCCCAGCACCTACCTAAAGCTCAGCACGAACTGCTGGCTACCCCCGCCACCGTGGCCTGGGGCTACTACGACGCGGCCGCCCCGCCGGTGCTGCGCATCAAGTCGGGCGAAACAGTGCAGGTGCACACGCTCATCACTTCCAGCCCTACCCGCCTCGAAGGCGCGGGCGTGGCCCCGGCCCAGGTGGAACAGTCGCTGCGCGATATTTATGACAAAGTGACCAATAAAGGGCCGGGCGGGCACATTCTTACCGGCCCCATCTTCGTGGAAGGGGCCGAGCCGGGCGATGTGCTGGAAGTACGCATCCAGGCCATCGAGTTGGCGATTCCCTACGCCTACAACGGTTTTGGGCCGAAGAGCGGGTTTATTCCCGAAGATTTTGGCTACGCCAAGATGAAGATTATTCCGCTGGATGGCAAGCGGATGGTGGCCGATTTCGCGCCCGGCATCACGCTGCCCCTGCACCCGTTTTTCGGCAGCATGGGGGTAGCGCCGCCGCCCGCGGCGGGCCGCGTGAATAGCGCGCCGCCCGGTATTTTTGGCGGCAACCTGGATAATAAAGACCTGGTGGTGGGCACTACCCTCTACTTGCCGGTACACGCGCCGGGCGCGCTCTTCTTTGTGGGCGACGGTCACGCTGGGCAGGGTAACGGCGAGGTAGACATCACGGCCCTGGAAACGTCGCTGGTTGGCAACCTAGAGTTTATTGTGCACAAAGACATGCACTTAACCATGCCCCGCGCCGAAACGCCTACCCAGTACATCAGCATGGGCCTCAACGAAGACCTGACGCTAGCCGGCAAACAGGCCGTGCGCGAAATGATTGATTTCCTGATGAAAACGAAGGGTATGACGAAAGACGACGCCTACATGCTGTGCAGCGTGGCCGGCGACCTCAACGTGACGCAGGTAGTGGACGGTACCCGCGGTGCCCACATGCTAGTGCCGAAAAGCATTTTTAAGAAATAA
- a CDS encoding prephenate dehydrogenase: protein MTITIIGLGLIGGSLALSLRQHGLADRLIGVEAYPPYARRALELGLVDEIEADLSAAVALAGLVIVAVPVDALLTVLPQVLDLLTDQQVVIDVGSTKSNLLAAVAGHPRRGRFVAAHPMAGTEYSGPDAAVRGLFEGKTLVICDAAASDADAVATVEALFRALPMRVLHLGGAEHDLHTAYVSHISHLTSFALALTVLEKEQRGEQRIFDLAGGGFASTVRLAKSAPATWVPIFRQNRENLLDVLDEHLSQLRKLRELLAGEDYAGLTAQLEQANEIRKIIP from the coding sequence ATGACTATCACCATCATCGGCCTCGGTCTTATCGGCGGCTCACTGGCGCTCAGCCTACGGCAGCACGGCCTGGCCGACCGCCTTATCGGCGTGGAGGCCTACCCCCCCTACGCCCGTCGGGCGCTGGAGCTGGGCCTGGTCGACGAAATCGAGGCCGACCTGTCGGCGGCCGTGGCCCTGGCAGGCCTCGTCATCGTGGCCGTACCGGTAGATGCGCTGCTGACCGTGCTACCCCAGGTATTAGACTTGCTTACTGACCAGCAAGTGGTTATCGACGTGGGCTCGACCAAAAGCAACCTGCTGGCGGCCGTGGCGGGGCACCCGCGCCGGGGCCGCTTTGTGGCCGCGCACCCAATGGCCGGTACCGAATACTCGGGTCCCGACGCGGCCGTGCGCGGTTTGTTTGAGGGTAAGACGCTGGTTATCTGCGACGCGGCGGCCAGCGACGCCGACGCCGTAGCCACGGTAGAGGCACTGTTTCGGGCGCTACCCATGCGGGTGCTGCACTTGGGCGGGGCCGAGCACGATTTGCACACGGCCTATGTATCGCACATCTCGCACCTCACCTCGTTTGCCTTGGCCCTCACGGTGTTGGAGAAAGAGCAGCGTGGCGAGCAGCGCATTTTTGACCTGGCCGGTGGCGGCTTCGCTTCCACGGTGCGGTTGGCCAAGAGCGCTCCGGCCACTTGGGTGCCCATCTTCCGCCAAAACCGGGAAAACCTGCTGGATGTGCTCGATGAGCATCTATCGCAATTGCGTAAGCTGCGCGAATTGCTGGCTGGTGAAGACTATGCCGGACTGACGGCGCAATTGGAGCAGGCCAATGAGATACGGAAGATTATTCCCTGA